One genomic segment of Amycolatopsis sp. WQ 127309 includes these proteins:
- a CDS encoding ABC transporter ATP-binding protein translates to MTLPGEGLLVVDGLTVRFGGLTALRDVRLSVDEGTVVGVIGPNGGGKTTLFNVICGFVRPQSGRVLWRGTPLVRHRPEHLAGLGIVRTLQGLGLFAGLTVLENVLAGAGRHARSGVLPALAGVGRSARDEADLADRARATLAELGIADLADRLPGVLPYGVRKRVALARALVAEPDLLLLDEPASGLSAAELVELTTLILSLRRHMAVVLVEHHMDLVMQVCDRVVVLNFGEVIAAGTPAEIQADPRVAEAYLGDPAEEATGA, encoded by the coding sequence ATGACACTTCCCGGCGAGGGCCTGCTCGTGGTCGACGGCCTCACCGTGCGTTTCGGTGGTCTCACCGCGCTGCGCGACGTCCGGCTGAGCGTCGACGAGGGCACGGTCGTCGGCGTCATCGGCCCCAACGGCGGCGGCAAGACGACGCTGTTCAACGTCATCTGTGGCTTCGTCCGCCCCCAGTCCGGGCGCGTCCTCTGGCGGGGGACGCCGCTGGTCCGGCACCGCCCCGAGCACCTCGCCGGGCTCGGGATCGTCCGCACGCTGCAGGGCCTCGGCCTCTTCGCCGGGCTGACCGTGCTGGAGAACGTGCTGGCCGGCGCGGGCCGCCACGCTCGCTCCGGCGTGCTCCCGGCCCTCGCCGGTGTCGGCCGCTCGGCCCGCGACGAGGCCGACCTCGCCGACCGGGCCCGGGCGACCCTGGCGGAGCTGGGCATCGCCGACCTCGCCGACCGCCTGCCCGGCGTGCTGCCCTACGGCGTGCGCAAGCGTGTCGCGCTGGCCCGCGCGCTGGTCGCCGAACCGGACCTGCTGCTGCTCGACGAACCGGCGAGCGGGCTCTCGGCCGCCGAGCTGGTCGAGCTCACGACGTTGATCCTGTCGCTGCGGCGGCACATGGCGGTGGTGCTCGTCGAGCACCACATGGACCTGGTGATGCAGGTCTGCGACCGCGTCGTGGTCCTCAACTTCGGCGAGGTGATCGCCGCGGGCACCCCGGCCGAGATCCAGGCCGACCCCCGCGTGGCCGAGGCCTACCTCGGCGACCCCGCCGAGGAGGCGACCGGTGCTTGA
- a CDS encoding ABC transporter substrate-binding protein: MFRRASLRRFAVLFSAGLLLAGCNQAGGSGSAGGDVEKPAIRVAIFTAVDLATLWLAQQGGYFKAEGLDVQTDLAASGQESLTRMTKGQDDIALSTYTLFFLAKSSGSADVRLVADATSASPLSNEVVTVPNSPVKTVNDLGGKRIAISSKNAASDILTRSVMRDHGIDFSKVQWVPMPLPEMGAALAQGKVDAAYQPEPFLTQAAKVAGAYPVVDAASGSTQSFPLTGFGATGKWVQEHPRTMAAFQRAMLKATRDSVDRGRIEPLVVRNAKVDQDVASLMVMPTFGSTLDARRIQRVPDLLQQLGIIQTKVDASEMIAPQSSSG; encoded by the coding sequence ATGTTCCGACGCGCCTCGTTACGGCGGTTCGCTGTGCTCTTTTCCGCCGGGCTTTTGCTGGCCGGCTGCAACCAGGCGGGCGGAAGCGGTTCCGCGGGTGGCGACGTCGAGAAACCGGCCATCCGGGTCGCCATCTTCACCGCCGTCGACCTCGCGACCCTGTGGCTGGCCCAGCAAGGCGGCTACTTCAAGGCCGAAGGCCTCGACGTGCAGACCGACCTCGCCGCCAGCGGTCAGGAATCGCTGACGCGCATGACGAAGGGCCAGGACGACATCGCGTTGTCCACGTACACGTTGTTCTTCCTGGCGAAGAGCAGTGGCTCCGCCGACGTCCGGCTGGTGGCCGACGCGACTTCGGCGAGCCCGCTCAGCAACGAGGTCGTCACCGTGCCGAACTCGCCGGTGAAGACCGTGAACGACCTGGGCGGCAAGCGGATCGCGATCAGCTCGAAGAACGCCGCGTCGGACATCCTGACCCGGTCGGTGATGCGCGACCACGGCATCGACTTCAGCAAGGTGCAGTGGGTCCCGATGCCGCTGCCGGAGATGGGCGCCGCGCTGGCCCAGGGCAAGGTCGACGCCGCGTACCAGCCGGAGCCGTTCCTCACCCAGGCCGCCAAGGTGGCCGGCGCGTACCCGGTCGTCGATGCCGCCAGCGGGAGCACCCAGTCGTTCCCGCTGACCGGGTTCGGCGCCACCGGCAAGTGGGTCCAGGAGCACCCCCGGACGATGGCGGCGTTCCAGCGCGCGATGCTCAAGGCCACCCGCGACTCGGTGGACCGCGGCCGGATCGAGCCGCTGGTCGTGCGCAACGCCAAGGTGGACCAGGACGTCGCGAGCCTGATGGTGATGCCCACGTTCGGCTCGACGCTGGACGCCCGCCGCATCCAGCGCGTGCCGGACCTGCTCCAGCAGCTGGGCATCATCCAGACGAAGGTCGACGCCTCGGAGATGATCGCGCCGCAGTCCAGTAGCGGCTGA